In Planctobacterium marinum, the DNA window CTGGGATTGGATTTCACCAAGCGCTGAATCAGCTGTTTACCGATAAAGGGACCGACATTGGGATGATTGAATAGATTGTCGATGGCCGCTTCGATATCCTGCATGCCCGTTTGTCCTGCGGGTACAACCTGACCATTTAACAGGGTTTTGCTGCCCGGTTCATGATGGCTTTCATACATTTTCATGGGGGATAAGAAGGGGTCTGATTCAGACTCCAGTTCATGAATATCCATCACGCCGAAGCCACTCTCACCGGGGATATTCCAGCTCAACCCCGTAAATATTTTGGCAAATTCCCGAATATCCTCCTGGTCATAGGTGGGAGTGGGATTGCCTTGGGCATCCAGTTTTCGGCTGCCATCGGCATTGAGTTCAAACAATCCGATACTGAATAACTGCATCACTTCCCGGGCATAGTTTTCGTCGGGGAAGGTGCCGCGCTGAGTATCTGTTTTGGCATTGTGAATATGGCTTAAATAGATGCCCATGGCTGGACTGAGGGACACCGCCCGCAATAGCTCCCGGAAATTGCCAAAGCTATTGTCCAACAGTGCGTCGTAATATCCCACCATGGCTAAGTTGTTGGTACCTAATTCATCTACATTGGCGGAGATCACGAAGATTTCAGACAGCGCCAGGGCAACCCGTTGTCTGACCATATCCGGCGAGGTCATTACTGATGTCCACCAACCATCTACCCAATAGCGCTCTGGATCACCAAGTTGCTCATAAATGATCTCGAACTCTTCATCGGAAAGTCCTTCGTTCTGTTCATAAAATTGTTCCACTCGATTCATCAGAAACTCGGCAAAAGGTCGGGTATAACCAACAGGCTGTGTAAACTGCTCTTCCAACCATACTTCTGGTCCCATTGCTGCCACTTGTGTGATGGTGGCATGATTCGCCCCCAAACTCGCTTGAGCTAAAAAGCGAGAGGCGTCTCTTGCTGCTTCGGTGGTCACGGTCATCAATGTGAGATCCGAAGCGGGATTGGGGTTGATGTAACCCGATGGCTGCTCTACGACATTATCTTCACACTCTTCTCCGTTTTCATCGCACTCAGGAAACTCGTCGCATTCTTCCTCGTATTGATTGCACTCCGGAAGTTCTTCACATTCTTCCTGATTTTCGTCGCACTCGGGAAAGTCGTCGCACTCTTCTTCGTTTTCATCGCACTCAGGAAGGTCGTCGCATTCTTCCTCGTTTTCGTTACACTCCGGAAGTTCTTCACATTCTTCCTGATTTTCGTTGCACTCAGGAAAGTCGTCGCACTCTTCTTCGTTTTCATTGCACTCGGGAAAGTCGTCGCACTCTTCTTCGTTCTCGTTGCACTCGGGAAAGTCGTCGCACTCTTCTTCGTTTTCATTGCACTCAGGAACGTCGTCGCACTCTTCTTCGTTCTCGTTGCACTCGGGAAAGTCGTTGCACTCTTCTTCGTTCTCATTGCACTCAGGAAAGTCGTCGCACTCTTCTTCGTGCTCATCGCACTCGGGAAACTCTTCACACTCTTCTTCATCACATTCGGGCTCGAAGATTATCTCCTCACACAAATCGGGATGCTGAGTACAGATTTGCAGTAATATTGTGCACAACTGGCGATCTTCACAAAGCGCCATAATGGCCTCGCAAAGCTCATCCCCATCGCACTCAAACTCATTGTTTTCTGCAGCTTCTGAGGAAATTCGGGAGAGATAAAGTGCCGCTTTTTGGCTGAATTCGGTAGATGGTTTGCCGCCGGTTTTTGGCAACTCTTCCGCCATTGAATTGGCGGCTATCAGGGTTAAAAAGGTATAGAAAAAAGACAGCATTAAGCTTCGCCATCTCAATTTGCAAAAGTGGATTATTGCTGGTTTGCGTTTCACGTTGCACCTCATACTGCAATTGGTTGAGTGATTCTGATGCCTTGGCTTTGGTATTGTTTTAAGCCAACTGCAACAACGATTAAGGTGCTACTGCAGCGCTTTTCAGCAGCCCTTTAATTTCTAAGACGCAGAAGGGGCTAATATGAGGAGTGAAAAGTTAAACTTTTTTAGAAAACCCAGGTGAGTCGCAGTTCCAGGGTGCGCTGCAGGCCTTGTGAGGTCCAGGCGGGTGAGGCATTAAATGCCCCTTCTATGTATTGCTCATCGAAGGCGTTTCTCAATAAAAGGGAGAGTTTTAAGCGGTTTTGATAACTGGCAAACCAACCGAAATCCACCGTGGTGTAGGCCTCTAACTGCTCTTCGTTGCTGGAGTCAATAAAGCGTTCACCTACGTGAATCAAGCCGAAACCCAGACGGCTGTCGAATGTTTGCCATTGGGGAAGGATTTTTGTTATCCAGAGACGAAAGTTCCTACCGGGTGTCATACGCGGTTGTTTGTTGAGTAACTCGTCAGAGTCAGCAGAGGTAATCTCCGCATCTAACAGACTCGCCGCGAGGGTAATGTGCCAGCTGCGATTAAGGCTGCCACTCAGGTCACATTCCAGGCCACGGCTGCGCTGTGCATAAATGTCGGAAACGATATGACGTTTTTCAATGTTGAACAGGGCACAACTACTTTGCAGGCGACCAGAGGCAAACTGTTTTTTAAAGCCAATTTCATACTGTTTCGATTGAGCGGGCTGATTGAACGCGATAACTTCGGTGAATAAGTCTTCAAATTCCTCGGATCCTTCATCCTCATCATCAAGTTCTTCTGGTAGTTCTGGCTGGCCGTCTATTGGGAGCTCTGCCACTGAAAACTGGGGTGTAAAGGATTCACTGTAGTTTATAAAAATACTGCTGTCTTGGGACAGTTGATAAACGCCACCAATACGATGTGAAGATTCAAAAAAATCCTCCTCCGACTGATAACCTTCACGATCAGCAGAAAAGCGCAAATAATCCAGCCGGGAGCCTGCAAATAATGTGAACTCATGCCAGTTTATAGCCCATTGCGCGAATAGTCCGGTGTTAATATCTCGTACATCATTGCTGGCCGCTTCACTATTAAACAGGGTTTCAGCCTGTTCTACGGGCACAAAGTTAGAGCGAATATCATGGGTTTGCCAAATCAGAG includes these proteins:
- a CDS encoding DUF1800 domain-containing protein, whose amino-acid sequence is MLSFFYTFLTLIAANSMAEELPKTGGKPSTEFSQKAALYLSRISSEAAENNEFECDGDELCEAIMALCEDRQLCTILLQICTQHPDLCEEIIFEPECDEEECEEFPECDEHEEECDDFPECNENEEECNDFPECNENEEECDDVPECNENEEECDDFPECNENEEECDDFPECNENEEECDDFPECNENQEECEELPECNENEEECDDLPECDENEEECDDFPECDENQEECEELPECNQYEEECDEFPECDENGEECEDNVVEQPSGYINPNPASDLTLMTVTTEAARDASRFLAQASLGANHATITQVAAMGPEVWLEEQFTQPVGYTRPFAEFLMNRVEQFYEQNEGLSDEEFEIIYEQLGDPERYWVDGWWTSVMTSPDMVRQRVALALSEIFVISANVDELGTNNLAMVGYYDALLDNSFGNFRELLRAVSLSPAMGIYLSHIHNAKTDTQRGTFPDENYAREVMQLFSIGLFELNADGSRKLDAQGNPTPTYDQEDIREFAKIFTGLSWNIPGESGFGVMDIHELESESDPFLSPMKMYESHHEPGSKTLLNGQVVPAGQTGMQDIEAAIDNLFNHPNVGPFIGKQLIQRLVKSNPSPEYVARVSAAFNGETGAARGDMKALIRAILLDPEARSTPQLASATDGRLREPFVRVVNLMRAFNATSSDNTFSDDGYNMTAQIRQYVLSAPSVFNFFQPGYAPNGEIKDAGLVAPEFQITNASTIMEIKNLIYYSLQTGQVLAQSGQLPTEKLDFSAELQLADNSDALLDHLDTLMTYGTLTAETRAAVKTAVDALSDSRERVAMAVYLIAISPDFAIAI